CCATGGCCGAGACTTCACTCCAGGCATTCACCCTCCACCAGAACCAGCGCATAAGGTAAACCAGTCCTGTGCCGCTTCCAAATGCGATGAGGAATTTAAAGACCTCCACGATCGAGGTGGCATAGTATGTCACAACTGCGGTTATCAGGCTGAGGACGAGTATGGAAATCCTTGTCACTGTTATGTAATGTTTTTCAGAGTTGTTGCGGTTGACGAACCTCCTGTAGAAATCATTGATGAAATACATGGATGAAAGGTTCAGATAGGTGCTGAGGGTGGACATGAATGCAGCAAAAAAAGACGCAAGCATAAGCCCCCGGACTCCCTCGGGAAGCAGGTCAACCACCATCATCGGATAGACGGATTCATGGTCAGTTACAGCGGGATAAAGTATGAGCGAGGCGACTGCAGCCACTATCCAGGGCCATGACCTGAGCGCATAGTTAGCAATATTAAAATACAGGGTTGCTCCGACAGCATGTTTTTCATCCTTGCATGAGACCATCCTCTGCACAATCACCCCGCCGCCATCAGACGAATACTTGGACCACCAGCTCATGCCCATATAGGCGATAAACATCAGCACAGGCAGACTGAAAAAACCGCCATCAAGGGGTGGAAAGAAATCCGTATAATGCTGTCCGCTTCCGTATATGGAATCTATCCTTGATGTGAGCATATTCAGTCCTCCTACCTTGTCAACAGCAAAGTATGCGATGAGCACCGCCCCTATCATGGCAATGATAAACTGAAGAAAGTCTGTAACGATCACCCCCCAGTAACCGGACATCAGGGCGTATACTATGGTTATGCCGCTTGATATGAAGATGGCCTGCCACTTGTCCCACCCCATGGTGACATCGAGTATCTTTACCATGGCAAGTATTACCTGGGCCTTTATGATCGTGTGAATGAAGACTGAAAAATATATCGCCTTAAAACCCCTCAGGATCAAGGCAGGCCTTCCAGAATAACGCATCTCTGTAAGCTCCACATCAGTCATCACCCCTGCAGACTTCCACAGTTTTGCAAAGACTGCAACAGAGAGCATACCGCTTATAACAAAGCACCACCATTGCCAGTTTTCGTAAATACCCTGAGATCGGACGAGCCCTGTAACATAAAGGGGAGTGTCTGATGAAAACGTAGTGGCAACCATTGAAGTTCCTACGAGCCACCACGGGAGGTTTCTTCCCGAGAGAAAAAACTCTTCGGTGCTTGAGGATGCCCTCTTGGTAAAGTAGAGCCCGAGCACAAGGGACATCACCATATATGCAATTATGATTATCCAGTCAATCTGGGTTATTCTCATGGCTCTATATTAACCGGAAGCTTTCCCTTAAAATCCATCTCTCCCTTTAAACACCTGACAACAGAATGCTGTGCCTGCCGGGTCACGCTATAGGCGGCAATCAGCATATCAGCCTCTGAAAAATGCCTGAGAACATAAGGACTCCCAAAGGAAACCACAATGGACTTTCCCGCCCTCCTGATACATTCCTTTATCCTGCCCTTCTCTTCATCTTCTATCCCTGAACTCCCCTTCCATGCAGCAACGCTGCCGAAGATGGCAAAAATCACTGTATTCAGCCCGCCTATCCTATCCCCTTCCGATTCTTTTATATTAAACACCTGCACATCATTGCCTGAAAAATTCCTCAAAGGAGACTCCGTGCCATACCCTTCATCCCCGGCAAAAATAATACAGGTCTCCCCTGCATCCTTAAGCGGCAACAATCCGGGAATTCCTTTCACAAGGGTTATGGACATATCAGTAATCCGTGATGACAATTCAACATGCTCCCGGTAATCGAATCTCCTCTTTCCCCCTTTCTTCAACTTCATCTTGACCCTAAGTATCCGTTCCACCGCCATATCTACCTGCCCCTCGTCAATATCTCCTGATTCAATAGCCGCCACAAGCCCTCTGACAGTTGAATCAGCATCTGCAGGATGGAGCAGTATATCCACACCTGCCTTAATACATTCTGCAGGTATATCAGTAACATTCTGAAGGGCATCCATGCTGAGGGCGTCCGTCAGGATCAGGCCATCAAACGAAAGCTCCTTTCTCAAAAGGCCGGTTATTATGCTTTTTGACAGCGTTGCAGGCCCTGGATCAATAACCGGGATACTGAGATGCCCCACCATGATGCTGCTTACCCCTGCATTGATGGCCTCTGAAAATGGCAGGATGTCTGTCTTCATCAGGTCCCTGAGGGGTTTATTAATCACTGGGAGTGAGATGTGAGAGTCTGTGCCGGAATCACCGTGGCCAGGGAAATGTTTGGCACAGCTTATGAGCCCAGCACCTTCGAGCACCCTTACGTATTCCGAGCCGAACCAGGCCACAGTCTCTGGGGAGTCGGAAAAAGCCCTTGTACAGATAATCGGGTTGTCCGGGTTCTGATTCACATCGAGCACAGGAATTAGAGGCATGTTTATCCCAATATCCATTGCCTCATCAGCTATTGCCTGTAAGGCCTTTCTTAAGATTGCAATGTCTTTTGGGTCCTCTCTGTTGATTGCCGCAGCCATGGCCATCTGAGGAGGGAACCTCGTAGCCCCTGTAACCTGCTGTCCCACACCCTGCTCAATATCAGAGGCCATAAATAGGGGCAACTCTGACAGGGACTGGATTGTATCAATAAACCCCTTTAGCTCATCCCTCCTGCCCCCAAATATTATAAACCCGCCGATCCCTTTC
This window of the Nitrospirota bacterium genome carries:
- a CDS encoding sodium:solute symporter family protein: MRITQIDWIIIIAYMVMSLVLGLYFTKRASSSTEEFFLSGRNLPWWLVGTSMVATTFSSDTPLYVTGLVRSQGIYENWQWWCFVISGMLSVAVFAKLWKSAGVMTDVELTEMRYSGRPALILRGFKAIYFSVFIHTIIKAQVILAMVKILDVTMGWDKWQAIFISSGITIVYALMSGYWGVIVTDFLQFIIAMIGAVLIAYFAVDKVGGLNMLTSRIDSIYGSGQHYTDFFPPLDGGFFSLPVLMFIAYMGMSWWSKYSSDGGGVIVQRMVSCKDEKHAVGATLYFNIANYALRSWPWIVAAVASLILYPAVTDHESVYPMMVVDLLPEGVRGLMLASFFAAFMSTLSTYLNLSSMYFINDFYRRFVNRNNSEKHYITVTRISILVLSLITAVVTYYATSIVEVFKFLIAFGSGTGLVYLMRWFWWRVNAWSEVSAMVASTLISSYIYVAHPGFPFYEKLFLIIFFSTVIWVTVTLLTGPVDEKHLLEFYRKVNVGGAGWKRIEGKLHHTENLNQGLKVSIRDWLYGCIFIYGITIGLGMLLFGRHVEGGIYVFVGLLFGVFVFRGLSGGAEEGKG
- a CDS encoding glycoside hydrolase family 3 N-terminal domain-containing protein, yielding MHGLEQKLYQLIISRLDGERLSSRTYQDGIFELVRKGIGGFIIFGGRRDELKGFIDTIQSLSELPLFMASDIEQGVGQQVTGATRFPPQMAMAAAINREDPKDIAILRKALQAIADEAMDIGINMPLIPVLDVNQNPDNPIICTRAFSDSPETVAWFGSEYVRVLEGAGLISCAKHFPGHGDSGTDSHISLPVINKPLRDLMKTDILPFSEAINAGVSSIMVGHLSIPVIDPGPATLSKSIITGLLRKELSFDGLILTDALSMDALQNVTDIPAECIKAGVDILLHPADADSTVRGLVAAIESGDIDEGQVDMAVERILRVKMKLKKGGKRRFDYREHVELSSRITDMSITLVKGIPGLLPLKDAGETCIIFAGDEGYGTESPLRNFSGNDVQVFNIKESEGDRIGGLNTVIFAIFGSVAAWKGSSGIEDEEKGRIKECIRRAGKSIVVSFGSPYVLRHFSEADMLIAAYSVTRQAQHSVVRCLKGEMDFKGKLPVNIEP